A part of Populus alba chromosome 8, ASM523922v2, whole genome shotgun sequence genomic DNA contains:
- the LOC118045117 gene encoding vacuolar-processing enzyme alpha-isozyme, protein MSSSSHVYGYGCATFLFLIALLSSIAQSQGVIINSTSASSLPSSVRRDSTTAEGKQWAVLVAGSAGYENYRHQADVCHAYQILKKGGLKDENIIVFMYDDIAFHVDNPRPGIIINKPFGHDVYAGVPKDYTGDNCTVDNLFAVLLGNKSALTGGSGKVVDSGPNDNIFIYYADHGAPGLVGMPIGKDLYAKDLIQVLKKQQEANSYKSMVFYLEACESGSMFEGLLPSNWSIYAITAANGEESSYGIYCPGYYPAPPPEFLTCLGDVFSISWMEDSDLHDMSQETLQQQYEVVRRRTGYDYEDMSHVKQYGNMELSKELLSSYVGTNAANDNYATNNNIEEYPSMIPRVFDQREATLLHFWHKYQEAPDGSDKKVEAHRDLLRLHSHIRHVDRSLNHIASTLFGDANAANAMKHVRPSGQPLVDDWDCLKGLVEAYEKQCGGLSWYGKKYTRVIANMCNAGINVEQMIGASTRACSSRTTGSLQNELDK, encoded by the exons ATGAGCAGCAGCTCCCATGTGTATGGCTATGGCTGTGCCACGTTTCTTTTCCTAATCGCATTGTTAAGTTCCATAGCTCAAAGTCAGGGAGTGATCATCAACAGTACTAGTGCGTCAAGCTTGCCGTCGAGTGTTAGAAGAGACTCCACTACCGCTGAAGGAAAACAGTGGGCCGTTTTGGTTGCCGGATCGGCTGGTTATGAAAATTATAGGCATCAG gcTGATGTATGCCATGCATACCAAATACTGAAGAAAGGTGGgttgaaagatgaaaacatCATTGTTTTCATGTATGACGACATTGCGTTCCATGTTGATAATCCCAGGCCtggcatcatcatcaacaaaccTTTTGGCCATGATGTTTATGCAGGAGTCCCCaag GATTATACTGGAGATAACTGTACAGTGGACAACTTATTTGCTGTACTTCTGGGAAACAAATCTGCTCTTACTGGAGGGAGTGGCAAGGTCGTGGATAGCGGTCCAAATGACAACATTTTCATATACTATGCTGATCATGGTGCTCCAGGTTTAGTCG GTATGCCTATTGGGAAAGACCTGTATGCCAAAGACCTCATACAAGTGTTGAAGAAGCAGCAGGAAGCTAATTCGTATAAAAGCATG GTATTCTACCTCGAAGCTTGTGAGTCTGGGAGCATGTTCGAAGGTCTTCTTCCAAGTAACTGGAGCATATATGCAATTACTGCAGCAAATGGAGAGGAGAGTAGCTATGGAATATATTGCCCAGGATACTACCCTGCTCCTCCCCCAGAATTTCTTACTTGCTTGGGAGATGTATTTAGCATTTCTTGGATGGAGGATAG TGATTTGCACGACATGAGCCAGGAAACTCTGCAGCAGCAATATGAAGTG GTTCGGAGAAGGACGGGATATGATTATGAAGATATGTCTCATGTCAAGCAATATGGAAACATGGAGCTTAGCAAGGAGCTGCTCTCTTCTTACGTAGGCACAAACGCTGCAAACGACAACTACGCTACCAACAATAATATCGAAGAATACCCTTCTATGATCCCAAGAGTCTTTGACCAACGCGAAGCAACTCTTCTTCATTTCTGGCACAAG TATCAAGAAGCCCCCGATGGATCTGATAAGAAGGTCGAGGCTCACAGGGACCTGCTTCGCTTACATTCTCATATAAGGCATGTGGATCGTAGCCTAAACCATATTGCTTCAACTCTGTTTGGGGACGCAAACGCAGCAAACGCAATGAAGCATGTTAGACCTTCTGGGCAACCTCTTGTTGATGACTGGGATTGCTTGAAGGGCCTT GTGGAAGCTTATGAGAAACAGTGTGGAGGTCTGTCATGGTATGGAAAGAAGTACACGAGAGTGATAGCAAACATGTGCAATGCTGGGATAAATGTGGAGCAAATGATCGGTGCATCCACCAGAGCATGCTCATCAAGGACTACAGGCTCCCTTCAAAACGAATTAGACAAATAG
- the LOC118045116 gene encoding pentatricopeptide repeat-containing protein At5g08510: MKEESIFPPPAPGTDLTRTSSPSTCTTATATCTTTSSRALQQRLFSLLQRKQQQTLKHVAQIHAQILINGFSRTKNFLLVHLLSFYSNSSAHHLLSAHYVFKDIQSPSTILWNQMIRAHARSQTPAKSFQFFNQMLLTDARPDAYTYSFLLAACTSSLSLREGQQVHSKVFTNGYYSSNVFLMSKLVNFYAASVGGECAALACARKVFDDMSERNVVCWNSMLAGYMRRGNLDGARRTFYEMPERNVVSWSTMISGYAKSGKCKQALNLFDQMRKAGVELDQVVLLAALTACAELGDLKMGMWIHSYIQDTFVGSNQRVLVSLNNALIHMYASCGMIDEAYEVFRWMPERSAVSWTSLITAFAKQGYAQAVLEIFRSMQRLGTSEARPDGITFIGVLCACSHAGLVDEGRQLFKDMIQRWGIKPRIEHYGCMVDLLSRAGFLDEAQELIATMPVKPKNAVWGALLGGCRFYRNAELASLVSQKLVAEPDPDKAAGYLSLLAHVYATAEKWQDVATVRQKMVAMGVKKPAGQSWVPINEVLHDSVAVDKTQKNTSSIYEMLGKIHQASKVGRL; encoded by the coding sequence ATGAAGGAGGAGTCAATATTCCCACCACCGGCACCTGGCACCGACTTGACAAGAACTTCTTCCCCTTCCACTTGTACTACTGCTACTGCTACTTGCACTACTACATCTTCGAGAGCTCTACAGCAACGCTTATTCTCTCTATtacaaagaaaacaacaacaaaccCTTAAACATGTCGCTCAGATTCATGCCCAGATTCTCATCAACGGCTTTTCCCGCACTAAAAACTTCCTCCTTGTCCACCTTCTCTCCTTCTACAGCAACTCCTCTGCTCACCATCTCCTCTCTGCCCACTATGTCTTTAAAGATATTCAAAGCCCCAGCACTATCCTCTGGAACCAGATGATTAGGGCTCATGCTCGGAGCCAGACCCCTGCCAAATCTTTTCAGTTCTTCAATCAAATGTTGCTCACCGATGCCCGCCCTGATGCCTACACCTATTCCTTTCTTTTGGCTGCTTGTACATCTTCTTTGTCCTTGAGGGAGGGACAGCAGGTTCACTCCAAAGTCTTCACTAATGGCTATTATTCCTCAAATGTCTTTCTCATGTCCAAGTTGGTTAATTTCTATGCTGCTTCTGTTGGTGGCGAGTGCGCTGCTCTTGCATGCGCACGCAAAGTGTTTGATGATATGTCTGAAAGAAATGTCGTCTGCTGGAATTCCATGCTCGCGGGGTATATGAGGCGTGGAAATCTTGACGGGGCAAGGAGGACTTTTTATGAGATGCCAGAGAGGAACGTCGTCTCGTGGTCCACTATGATTTCAGGGTATGCGAAAAGTGGCAAGTGCAAGCAGGCATTGAATTTGTTCGATCAAATGAGGAAAGCCGGAGTGGAATTGGACCAGGTGGTATTATTGGCAGCCTTGACAGCGTGTGCAGAACTGGGGGATTTAAAAATGGGGATGTGGATTCACTCGTATATCCAAGATACCTTTGTTGGGTCAAACCAGCGAGTGTTGGTTTCTTTGAACAATGCACTTATACACATGTATGCTAGCTGCGGTATGATTGATGAAGCTTATGAAGTATTTAGGTGGATGCCAGAGAGAAGTGCGGTTTCCTGGACAAGCTTGATCACTGCTTTTGCAAAACAGGGCTATGCGCAAGCAGTTCTTGAAATATTTCGCTCGATGCAAAGATTGGGCACTTCGGAAGCAAGGCCCGATGGCATAACCTTTATTGGGGTTCTCTGTGCGTGCAGTCATGCAGGACTTGTTGACGAGGGCCGTCAACTCTTCAAGGACATGATTCAGCGTTGGGGTATTAAGCCTAGGATTGAGCACTATGGGTGCATGGTTGATTTATTGAGTCGTGCTGGTTTCTTGGATGAGGCACAAGAACTCATTGCGACCATGCCTGTAAAACCAAAAAATGCTGTCTGGGGTGCTCTCCTTGGTGGTTGCAGGTTTTATCGCAATGCTGAGCTTGCTTCTCTCGTGTCTCAAAAATTGGTTGCGGAACCTGACCCTGACAAAGCTGCTGGTTATCTTTCTCTTTTGGCACATGTGTATGCGACTGCTGAAAAGTGGCAGGATGTTGCTACTGTGAGACAGAAGATGGTCGCGATGGGGGTGAAAAAGCCTGCTGGTCAAAGCTGGGTTCCAATAAATGAGGTGCTTCATGATTCTGTGGCAGTTGATAAGACTCAGAAAAATACATCTTCAATTTATGAGATGCTTGGAAAGATCCACCAGGCAAGCAAAGTTGGAAGGCTATAA